One window of Desulfarculus baarsii DSM 2075 genomic DNA carries:
- a CDS encoding sensor domain-containing diguanylate cyclase, whose product MSQKDVLHVWSARPRLSAGLHRAAEAAGLRLARLRADRAGLEEFLARGGGLLLLDEPGQQQRRELAGLLALGRAVVLEPRAEVSLTQALNVGQSFTHLLLPRRNLAAALAAALPLAQRLLENGPDICGLGQWGVDAASHLGPLLSFAAKFQVADYADEHELFESVTNFLCQRLPFERAMLFILEHDGRLMLRALSWPGGDATRLRRALADQPPALDGQTPEYELFALGRALPVSPEHNTFFPPAARAMLRGGEVALAPLYADQEMLGVIAVDHAGLSGEVMSEGELALLETAAAMVGALINNFKLFRALEGKAAELERRLRELTVLGQLTRVLNGSAGPDEMAEAMLRVVADELGATYGFIYLLDEETRRLRMISRLNLSEAMVKSWRVIRGVNPEGLEKAMDQLSSDHGRLKSLVGMPLPGYYGPTVLRAIHSRRKIVGLWGLGRENGAPEFSADDTRILAIADEQLGVAVNSLRLSHMASTDGLTGLFTRRHFVDTLEHELRVARYLHYPLSMLLLDADHFKNVNDTHGHQAGDEVLRALARVIVENIRSSDTCARIGGEEFAVLLPRCQQDQAFKLAEKIRRKVGELTVIYNEKQIKLTISLGVASFNPGDEPSIEEVIRRADLAMYQSKAAGRNRTTVWVKEPKKASGGRR is encoded by the coding sequence TTGAGCCAAAAAGACGTGCTGCATGTGTGGAGCGCCCGGCCCAGGCTTTCGGCCGGGCTGCACCGGGCGGCGGAGGCGGCGGGCCTGCGCTTGGCGCGCCTGCGGGCCGACCGCGCCGGGTTGGAGGAGTTTCTGGCCCGGGGCGGCGGCTTGTTGCTGCTCGACGAGCCGGGCCAGCAACAGCGCCGCGAGTTGGCCGGCTTGCTGGCCCTGGGCCGGGCGGTGGTGTTGGAGCCCCGCGCCGAGGTGAGCCTGACCCAGGCCCTGAACGTGGGCCAGAGCTTCACCCATCTGCTGCTGCCGCGCCGCAACCTGGCCGCGGCCCTGGCCGCCGCCCTGCCCCTGGCCCAGCGCCTGCTCGAAAACGGCCCCGACATCTGTGGGCTGGGCCAATGGGGCGTGGACGCCGCCAGCCACCTGGGGCCGCTGTTGAGTTTCGCCGCCAAGTTCCAGGTGGCCGATTACGCCGACGAACACGAGCTTTTCGAGAGCGTGACCAACTTTTTGTGCCAGCGCCTGCCCTTCGAGCGGGCCATGCTTTTCATCCTGGAGCACGACGGCCGGCTGATGTTGCGGGCCCTGAGTTGGCCCGGCGGCGACGCCACGCGCCTGCGGCGGGCCCTTGCCGATCAACCGCCGGCGCTCGACGGCCAGACCCCCGAATACGAGCTTTTCGCCCTGGGCCGGGCCTTGCCCGTCTCGCCCGAGCACAACACTTTTTTTCCGCCGGCGGCCCGCGCCATGTTGCGCGGCGGTGAGGTGGCCCTGGCCCCGCTCTACGCCGACCAAGAGATGCTGGGCGTCATCGCCGTCGATCACGCCGGGCTTTCCGGCGAGGTGATGAGCGAGGGCGAGTTGGCCCTGCTGGAGACGGCCGCGGCCATGGTCGGCGCGTTGATCAACAATTTCAAACTGTTCCGTGCCCTGGAAGGCAAGGCCGCCGAGTTGGAGCGCCGCCTGCGCGAGCTGACCGTCCTGGGCCAACTGACCAGGGTGCTCAACGGCTCCGCCGGGCCAGACGAGATGGCCGAGGCCATGCTGCGGGTGGTGGCCGACGAGTTGGGGGCCACCTATGGCTTCATCTATCTGCTCGACGAGGAAACCCGCCGCCTGCGCATGATCAGCCGTCTGAACCTCAGCGAGGCGATGGTCAAGAGCTGGCGGGTGATCAGGGGCGTCAACCCCGAGGGCCTGGAAAAGGCCATGGACCAGTTATCCAGCGATCACGGCAGGTTGAAATCGCTGGTGGGCATGCCGCTGCCCGGCTACTATGGCCCCACGGTGTTGCGGGCGATCCATTCGCGCCGCAAGATCGTGGGCCTGTGGGGCCTGGGCCGCGAAAACGGCGCGCCGGAATTCTCGGCCGACGACACGCGTATTCTGGCCATCGCCGACGAGCAACTGGGCGTGGCGGTCAATTCGTTGCGCCTGAGCCACATGGCCTCTACCGACGGCCTGACGGGCCTGTTCACGCGCCGCCACTTCGTCGACACCCTCGAGCACGAGCTGCGCGTGGCCCGTTACCTGCACTACCCTTTGTCGATGCTCCTGCTCGACGCCGATCATTTCAAGAACGTCAACGACACCCACGGCCACCAGGCCGGTGACGAGGTGCTGCGGGCCCTGGCCAGGGTGATCGTCGAAAACATCCGCTCCAGCGACACCTGCGCGCGCATCGGCGGCGAGGAGTTCGCCGTGCTCTTGCCCCGTTGCCAGCAGGATCAGGCCTTCAAGCTGGCCGAGAAGATCCGGCGAAAGGTCGGAGAACTTACTGTTATATATAACGAAAAACAAATAAAGCTCACTATCAGCCTGGGCGTGGCCAGCTTCAATCCCGGTGACGAACCCTCCATTGAGGAAGTCATCCGCCGGGCCGATCTGGCCATGTATCAATCCAAGGCCGCCGGTCGCAATCGCACCACCGTCTGGGTCAAGGAGCCCAAAAAGGCCTCCGGCGGACGGCGCTGA
- a CDS encoding ATP-binding protein, giving the protein MARFISWRLDLAAGRRPRGSLADQLDNKTREELLVLAREQQAALATYKETLARIYQEFDAKIEELSLIRWVSDVLRQAEDLRGLGLGLVEVVISELPADFACLLLTDPEMTRLEPLAVFDRAAESPSIIEEPTPGQCLTLGEGPLGEAVGEGRILLLSPTDHSPPAGQWPEILPPGAASLIALPLIARQQILGAIILCSQSPGAFSEDHARALTILCDHAAAALANARLIDQLGEINERLLASELEAHQAREYLQQVLDTASDLIIISDAEGRVTYANQAASSFGLQRQALVGRPLAPLFLERARAAAMLGLGAPLSEELELQAPGGHGFSVLVSTTPLPDTGEVLAIVRDVTRRKALERQLMHAEKLASVGILAAGVAHEIGNPLAAIGGYAQLLDSDDTTPAERREFAGAIAEQTERINRIIRELLDYSRPSQYLGQPVDVNQAIEAVLNMFFTSKRLSQDNLSIQRDLARNLPKVSLDRDQLQQVVLNMVINAAQAMAGGGQLTISTREQAGWLRMEFADTGPGIGPDKLPLIFDPFFTTKPPGQGTGLGLSICDRIISAGGGRIEVASALGKGTTFTVLLPPAQAEDQA; this is encoded by the coding sequence ATGGCGCGATTTATCAGCTGGCGGCTCGACTTGGCCGCCGGGCGGCGACCGCGAGGCTCCTTGGCCGATCAACTGGACAACAAAACCCGCGAGGAACTGCTGGTCCTGGCCCGCGAACAGCAGGCCGCCCTGGCCACCTACAAGGAAACCCTGGCCCGCATTTATCAGGAGTTCGACGCCAAGATCGAGGAGCTTTCGCTCATCCGCTGGGTCAGCGACGTGCTGCGCCAGGCCGAGGATCTGCGCGGTCTGGGCCTGGGCCTGGTGGAGGTGGTCATCAGCGAGCTGCCGGCCGATTTCGCCTGCCTGCTGCTCACCGACCCCGAGATGACCCGCCTGGAGCCCCTGGCCGTTTTCGACCGCGCCGCCGAAAGCCCGTCGATCATCGAGGAGCCCACGCCAGGCCAATGCCTGACCCTGGGCGAAGGGCCCCTGGGCGAGGCTGTCGGCGAGGGGCGCATCCTGCTGCTGTCCCCCACCGACCACTCGCCGCCGGCCGGCCAATGGCCCGAAATCCTGCCGCCGGGCGCGGCCTCGCTGATCGCCTTGCCGCTGATCGCCCGCCAGCAGATTCTGGGCGCGATCATCCTGTGCAGCCAGAGCCCCGGCGCCTTCAGCGAGGATCACGCCAGGGCCCTGACCATCCTCTGCGACCACGCCGCCGCCGCCCTGGCCAACGCCCGGCTCATCGATCAACTGGGCGAGATCAACGAACGCCTCTTGGCCAGCGAACTGGAGGCCCACCAGGCCCGCGAGTATCTGCAACAAGTCCTCGACACCGCCTCCGATCTGATCATCATCTCCGACGCCGAAGGCCGCGTCACCTACGCCAACCAGGCCGCCTCGTCGTTTGGCCTCCAGCGCCAGGCCCTGGTCGGCCGACCCCTGGCCCCGCTGTTTTTGGAGCGGGCCCGCGCCGCGGCCATGCTGGGCCTTGGCGCGCCGCTCAGCGAGGAACTGGAGCTGCAAGCCCCCGGCGGCCACGGCTTTTCGGTGCTGGTGAGCACCACGCCCCTGCCCGACACCGGCGAGGTGCTGGCCATCGTCCGCGACGTCACGCGGCGCAAGGCCCTGGAGCGCCAGCTCATGCACGCCGAAAAACTGGCCTCGGTGGGCATCCTGGCCGCCGGCGTGGCCCACGAGATCGGCAACCCCCTGGCGGCCATCGGCGGCTACGCCCAGTTGCTCGACAGCGACGACACCACCCCGGCTGAACGCCGCGAGTTCGCCGGGGCCATCGCCGAGCAGACCGAGCGCATCAACCGCATCATCCGCGAGCTGCTGGATTATTCGCGGCCCAGCCAATACCTGGGCCAGCCCGTGGACGTCAATCAGGCCATCGAGGCCGTGCTGAACATGTTTTTCACCTCCAAGCGCCTCAGCCAGGACAACCTCTCCATCCAACGCGACCTGGCCCGCAACCTGCCCAAGGTCAGCCTGGACCGCGACCAGCTCCAGCAGGTCGTGCTCAACATGGTCATCAACGCCGCCCAGGCCATGGCCGGCGGCGGTCAACTGACCATCAGCACCCGCGAGCAGGCCGGCTGGCTGCGCATGGAGTTCGCCGACACCGGCCCCGGCATCGGCCCCGACAAGCTGCCCCTGATCTTCGACCCCTTTTTCACCACCAAGCCGCCGGGCCAAGGCACGGGCCTGGGGCTCTCCATCTGTGATAGAATCATCAGCGCCGGCGGCGGCCGCATCGAGGTGGCCAGCGCCCTGGGCAAGGGAACCACCTTCACCGTGCTCCTGCCGCCGGCCCAGGCCGAGGACCAGGCATGA
- a CDS encoding MBL fold metallo-hydrolase, whose translation MSQPSETALGPVRFLPGPNKGKYPSCHSIYIDGAGVLIDPASDRRRLAELAAGPGVGHVWLSHWHEDHMTHLDLFEDAALFVHQADAPPLADIETFLDWYDMEGDYRQIWRAMMEKDFHYRPRRPAGWLEDGQVIDLGVVTVEVIAAPGHTPGHLALFFREPAVLFLADYDLTPFGPWYGDRHSSIAQTEDSVRRLRQLPAQAWVACHGQGLFTTQPGRLWDDYLAVIERRRQALRGLLTKPRTIDEVVAARIVYQQAKMPKEFIDFGEKAIMGKHLGELLATGEAVFENNAYRLS comes from the coding sequence ATGAGCCAGCCCAGCGAAACCGCCTTGGGCCCGGTGCGCTTTCTGCCCGGGCCCAACAAGGGCAAATACCCCAGCTGCCATTCCATCTATATAGATGGCGCCGGCGTGCTCATCGACCCGGCCTCCGATCGCCGCCGCCTGGCCGAACTGGCCGCCGGGCCGGGCGTGGGCCATGTCTGGCTCAGCCACTGGCACGAAGACCACATGACCCACCTGGATCTATTCGAGGACGCGGCGCTTTTTGTCCACCAGGCCGACGCCCCGCCCCTGGCCGACATCGAGACCTTTCTCGACTGGTACGACATGGAAGGCGATTATCGCCAAATCTGGCGGGCGATGATGGAAAAGGACTTTCACTATCGGCCCCGCCGGCCGGCCGGTTGGCTGGAAGACGGCCAGGTCATCGACCTGGGCGTGGTCACGGTGGAGGTCATCGCCGCGCCCGGCCACACGCCGGGCCACCTGGCGCTGTTTTTCCGCGAGCCGGCCGTGCTGTTTCTGGCCGACTACGACCTGACGCCCTTTGGCCCCTGGTACGGCGACCGTCACTCCAGCATCGCCCAGACCGAAGACTCGGTGCGCCGCCTGCGCCAGTTGCCGGCCCAGGCCTGGGTCGCCTGTCACGGTCAGGGCCTGTTCACCACCCAGCCCGGCCGGCTGTGGGACGACTACCTGGCCGTCATCGAACGCCGCCGCCAGGCCCTGCGCGGGTTGCTGACCAAGCCGCGGACCATCGACGAGGTCGTCGCCGCGCGCATCGTCTATCAACAGGCCAAAATGCCAAAGGAGTTCATCGACTTCGGCGAAAAAGCCATCATGGGCAAGCACCTGGGGGAGTTGCTGGCCACGGGCGAGGCCGTCTTCGAAAACAACGCCTATCGCCTGAGTTGA